In Mytilus trossulus isolate FHL-02 chromosome 6, PNRI_Mtr1.1.1.hap1, whole genome shotgun sequence, a single window of DNA contains:
- the LOC134721370 gene encoding M-phase phosphoprotein 6-like, with the protein MAGGSGQKGNLSKNVLQMKFMQRSALRIEKEKSEDEQKRVIDDEHWVLDLPETKQKESKFITEPSNLRIEDLKFGRFSFNGCNPEIEKMMKAAATEKENARSEAVEKELRVDDEEMAGRYKTLFGTIAKKFAKKRQRSALTEEEEATTTEVKQRVRAFLKPKDD; encoded by the exons ATGGCAGGGGGGTCAGGACAAAAGGGTAATTTGTCCAAGAATGTCTTGCAAATGAAG tttaTGCAAAGAAGTGCATTAAGAATTGAAAAAGAGAAGTCTGAAGATGAACAGAAGAGAGTTATTGATGATGAACATTGGGTTCTTGATCTTCCAGAAACTAAACAGAAAGA gaGCAAGTTTATTACAGAACCAAGTAACCTGAGAATTGAAGACCTGAAATTTGGTAGATTTTCATTCAATGGTTGTAACCCTGAAATTGAg AAAATGATGAAAGCAGCTGCAACAGAGAAGGAGAATGCACGTTCTGAGGCTGTAGAAAAAGAACTGAGGGTTGATGATGAAGAGATGGCAGGAAg atataagacaTTATTTGGAACAATTGCAAAGAAATTTGCAAAAAAACGACAAAGATCTGCATtaacagaagaagaggaggcaACGACCACAGAGGTCAAACAAAGGGTCAGAGCGTTCTTAAAACCAAAAGATGATTGA